A section of the Ranitomeya imitator isolate aRanImi1 chromosome 7, aRanImi1.pri, whole genome shotgun sequence genome encodes:
- the LOC138645909 gene encoding hemoglobin subunit alpha-4-like gives MTFSEVEKAAIVSILGKASGNVSALGAEALERMFLGFPQTKTYFAHFDRSHGSTDLQTHGGKVLGALAEAAKHLDNLEGSLSQLSDLHAYNLRVDPGNFSLLSHCILVTLAAHFSAHFDAVTHAAFDKFLAVVSNILTSKYR, from the exons atgactttctctgaggttgagAAGGCTGCCATCGTGTCCATCCTGGGCAAAGCCTCCGGAAACGTGAGCGCTCTCGGTGCTGAAGCTTTAGAAAG GATGTTCCTGGGCTTCCCCCAGACCAAGACTTACTTCGCCCACTTTGACCGCAGCCACGGATCCACTGATCTCCAGACACATGGAGGAAAGGTCTTGGGGGCTCTTGCAGAGGCGGCCAAACACCTGGACAACTTGGAGGGATCCCTGTCCCAACTGAGTGACCTGCATGCCTACAACCTGAGAGTGGACCCAGGAAACTTCAGT CTGCTGTCTCACTGCATCCTGGTCACCCTGGCCGCTCACTTCTCCGCTCACTTTGATGCCGTCACCCATGCTGCTTTTGACAAGTTTCTTGCAGTCGTGTCTAACATCCTCACCTCCAAGTACAGATAA
- the LOC138644986 gene encoding hemoglobin subunit alpha-B-like: MHFNAKERECIATLWGKASGHVEALGAEALNRLFKSCPSTKTYFSKMNLEAGSADLKQQGTKILNAIGLASHHLDDMDNALSDLSDLHAFHLRVDPGNFDLLCHNILVVLAIHFPGEFTPAAHAAFDKFLASVSVTLCSKYR, translated from the exons ATGCATTTCAACGCTAAAGAGAGGGAATGCATTGCCACTCTCtgggggaaagcttctggccatgttGAAGCTCTGGGGGCTGAAGCCTTGAACAG ACTGTTCAAGAGTTGCCCCTCGACTAAGACGTACTTTAGCAAGATGAACCTGGAAGCTGGATCTGCTGATCTTAAGCAACAGGGAACCAAGATCCTTAATGCCATTGGTTTAGCTAGCCATCATCTGGATGACATGGATAATGCCCTCAGCGACCTGAGTGACCTGCATGCATTCCATCTGAGAGTGGATCCCGGAAACTTTGAC CTCCTCTGTCACAACATCCTGGTTGTCCTGGCCATTCACTTCCCCGGTGAATTCACTCCAGCTGCCCATGCTGCATTTGATAAGTTCCTGGCTTCCGTCTCTGTTACTCTGTGCTCCAAGTACAGATGA